The sequence below is a genomic window from Euwallacea similis isolate ESF13 chromosome 1, ESF131.1, whole genome shotgun sequence.
actgCTTAGGGGAATTATCTACTTTCATATCTGTAATTCTGTTGTTACCACTCATTTTCATCTAATTTTTTCCAGATAATTTATTGATGTGGTAAGTCAACTTTAATCATAAATGTAGTTTGTTTGCTTCCGTTGTTTGGacaataattacttttttgtgATATGAAGCTGAATAATCCTGGCCTTATGCTGAGAAGCATGGAAGAAGAGgtctgcatattttataaaaatatatatttttttaacagatgAGTTATAGAAATAGTTTATTACTCACCCTATCAAAAACGACCAAAGGAACAtcgttattttcataaaacactAGATTTTAAGATATTATACTTGAGCAAATCCACattgttttaaaagaatttttttcagcaaCGCAAAGCCGTGGAAATCCGAAAAAAGTGTTCTTTAACTTGACCATCATCTTAAAGATGAGGCCatatgtttaaatattatgaGGGTTTCCACAATTCTTGACCTATTCCATCTAACATACTGACTCTCACATTTTGTAACTTAtgttaataaaactaaaaatccaGCGTTAgatctttattaaattgcacACAAGTAATTCAAGTctcattaaattatatttacctACATGTTGTTTTACCCATTTCTATATggtcaagaaaaaatgtaaattgatGGCTAAATAGgcatatttgatttattaagtTGAAGTAAAAAACAATACAGAATACGAAAATTCATACATATTATCAGAATGTAAACTCTCAAGCATCCCTGCAATATGATaatagcaaataaattaatatagaTTTCTGTTTTCTTACACAATGTTCTTAAATGTTCTGTTGTGAACTAAATAAGAGTATGATAAATATAAGCAATATATAGATCTGATATATAATACCCTAATGTCTGAATTTTGTAGCTATTACACCTTATACTAATGATGTAGAGCTGTCACTTTGACATAAAACCACGAAGCTACACACATATATGACACAGCTATACTGCTGAAAGGTATATCAGATGTTACAGAATCTAACCCTAAAGCAGGGTTTATACAGCACATAATACAGTGCATAACACAGAAACTTCACATCTTTTTTACGTTCTGTGAAATTCTGCTTTATGTTTTGTGTCTGTACTGTATAAATAAATCCAACTTAAAATGGTCTATCACAGAGCTAAACTGAAATATTCTTAAGATACATATAAATAGTAACCAGAAATCCCACCAAAACTGCAAAAACATAGTTCAAATGAAATGTGTGTCCTGACTGGCTcctaaaaaacaataatgaatTGTTTGCAATGTAAATTTCTGCATCAACCTTATTGGTGTAGAAATGCATGTTGGTTCATGTTGCAGCATAATACACCTTGCACCAACATgcttattatatttaataggCTCTAATTAAAACCGCAATGATTTCATTACTTCCTGAATTAAAAAGCTTACCTGTATTTTTGTGGTGATAAAGGACTTGGGGGATTCACTCCTGGTTCTTTAGAATCCAAATACACACACATCCATGTGAAATATGTGGCGAGAAATCCACACACCAGAGGCAGCCAAATGTTGTTGTGCTTTACAGCTGTTTCCCAAGTGTTTGTGAACATTATTTGGCCAGTTTCAGTTACTACTTCATATGAGATCAGTTTTCTTTCATATACCAAATTGTGTAGAGTTTCATcttaaatgaggaaaaaacgctaggtttattattaattcacaattatttttctggaaGTAATTTTGTGGGAAGTgggaatatttatttctatatagACCTAAGTGTTTTTCCCACAAAGGTTAGAAGACCACGAAagataaaagataaaattgcaaaaaaagataaaaattacatttgtaAGGCTCTAATAGAGTGTTTAAAGGAAAAAGGAAGTAGGATTGCTTTATTTGTCTTGTAAGACCAAGAGAGTCGAGAATGGTTTGGTTGTAGCAATTTTCTTTCCATCTTGGCTGAATTTGTTGCAGTCTTTTGATTATTCTTGTCATCTGTGTTCTTTCATGTAGTAAGTAGTTGGATCAATTGTGGGGGTGCCTTATCTTTGTTCAAAGTAggattaaaagtaaaatttataatctGATTATCAAATATGGCGCAATAATATAaccttcaaaattaaattgtaacaatttcttcaagagaagtacaaaaaaatagaCTTAATAACTCCATACTTACAGTGTTCGTAAAATACCTTCACAGCGATCACCAGGACCGAAACCACGAGGCCCAAAAGGGCCAAATTTCGCTCGTGGGGCACATTTTCATCGGAATTGGAATCACGTCTTTTTGGCGAAAATCTTAAGCCGTTTTTCGTATATTTCGCACTTATAGTGCTTCCGGTCATCACGAAAATGAATTCAGATTTATTTATTGGCGCAAAACACTTAATAATCAAGCAAAACGCTTATTTTGAACGgcacaaacaaaaatttgaaacttacCTCACCGTTTAggctttagatttttttgggGTGACGTCATTAAataggtaaataaataatcaaatctgATGTAAGCTCAGACGTACGTGATGATGATTACGTCAAATAGGGAGATATGCGCATAGctgttaaatgaaaatcagtAAAGAATGGCCGTATCTTACTTTATTAACCTTTATAATAATGCAGTTGTAATtgtagttttcgaaaaaaataagaatgttAATTTTGAGTTTTGTATAAGTaagcatttaaatttgtaattttaatgtgGCGCGACCATGATGTATCGGAAAGTATGTCCTAGCTAGTACGAACCACGAAAAAACACGAGTTCGGACGACGATACAGGCATACCTGCCACCTACAGCAATAAGTTCTCATTTCAAGGAAAATTGATTTCCAATGATCAACTAATATTCTAATAGTGACACTATCTTAACTTAACTAGAATTATATTAAGGTTATAAATACAATATTGATTGAAAATcgaataattaaatatcacaTTTAAAGCCAAACTTGCCTCAAATCGGAATTAGTACATATTGAATATAAGTGTACTTAGTAAATTACGGCAGCGTGGTCTTTGACCCGTCAGACGATAACCCGATTCCCCTCACGAAGTCGACACAGGAAAAATTTCGTTATTCGCTTTCGTTCGACGTGAACTTAGTGCAGTTCGCGGTCGGTGCAAACAGAATTACAAAGTTCGGTGTATGTTGACTCATAAGccgccaatttttttttcaaagtgtTTTTCGAATAATGAGACatttctgatttaaaaaaatagggaAAACAGATATGGCAACTTCTAGGGAAGTCGGCGTGGGCGATTTTGTCCTCATGGACAAAATTGACTTGGAccatttcatgaaaaatttagaagtCAGGTAAGTTAAGTGGGCAGGTGTCATAGtgtgtcaaaaaaaaacaaaaacatgtcGTACCCGGCATGTTGTCATGGAGTCATTTTACGTTATTTGTTActacttttgaaaaaataccacAAAATATCTtagaaatatctcgaaaatacTTTGCAGTACCTCCAAGGTGTGTACCAAAATATTTCAGCGATCTGCCCCCGAAATACCAGGTAAGCCAAGGTTTATCTAATTTcttaattcctaatttttatttcttaactTGTAATgcttattcttaatttttaatacataagGATGTAtgcaattttctaaatattaagAATATCATATTGGCAACTGCCTAATAGGTAGTTTTTCCTCAATTATTCTTGTGGAAGTAGCTTTTCCTGCCCATGATTTAAAGCAATTCTGCAATGCACATCCTTCCGAAAGGTAGTTAAAAGTAAAGAGTGATAAAGTGAAGATTCTCCTCTTTCCTTTGAGGATTTCTCAAGAACTATTTATAAATCCCTAAGAGCTAAGAGATGGGTATTTTCAAGGTTTATGCATTAGCAAAGAAAATTGGGAATCAAAATGAAGGAATTGGATAAATAATAAGTGCTATCTTATTAACTCCTTAAGAATTATCAATAAAGAATAAAGAATTTGGATAGACTCTGACTTAGTGGTGAGAATTGGTATACCCTCCCTCATGTATACCATCAAGAAATCTATCCTAAAAAACCAGGGGCCGTTTCTAtagaaatatgtaaaaatcagaatgatattttttccattgaaattGTCCAATGACTCAAGTATTTCTATAGAATTAGGGCTCTGAGCCTACCTTTCTTGTAAAGGCAATATTAGAGTTTCAATTCAAGCTTCTTGCTATCTTGGAATACACACTCGTATTGTAAGGCGATTCTGAGAtatgtatttcaaattattttgagGTGTTATGAGTCGAGTGTTCTAAATGGGTATCAAATTTGAGCTTCTGTATATCTTATACctcttaattaataattaaatggaattttcattggtctaaaattatatatgtGTGTCTGTTCACAGCTACCGGCTGCTATAAAACGTTGCCTATGCATTTATATTCATGTAGTTTTTTAGGTAGCGGTAGGTACGACCGTCATTGATGTTAGTATTATTGACGCCATATTAGAGCCGCTATATTAGGGCATAGCATTTCTAAAAAAGCATAGCTTTGAACTGGCAATGtatactaaattaaaattaattttgaactaaatgTTAAGCAAGTTTTGGGCGAAGTTGGCATAGTCTGTTAAAATTCGTTAAGCTTTTGAATTAATCACTGTCATACATGTCATTGTCAGTCCCTCgttataatttcctttttggtTCAAATGTCGAATGTTTCTGTGGGTACACATATTTGAATAGAAATCATTTCCTCAGTTCATACCAAGCAAGATTTCCAAATTCATGTTCATGTTTAAGTATCATTTGATTTTATGAGACTGAATCCAGGCTTCAATGCTAAATTATGTTCAATATAATCTACctagttaaatatttaaatatgcaaatgaaatgattcataatttttaacatcctTTTCAAccttattgcatttttggaacaaAATCAAGAGAAATACccatattaaattatatctaGAATTATTACATATGCTTACCATTCAATACAGGTGACAGAAAtcactttttttacttttgatttattgaaataaatggtaagaaaattaagatatatagttaatttttttaaacagattTAAGTTGTGCCTAAGTACTTAGTTGTCATGCCTGTAAGAACGTTTATTATGTAAAGGGaatattaattacttttcattAAACGGTATCCTAAATCActtgaggaattttaaaagCCGGCTTTCcattcaaatttcataataagtCTGAAAACActtgtttaaataatatacaatataGACGTTATCTAAGATAAAACTGTATTGATTAATTTCTAGAAAACACTTAAAAATGTGGATTTTAGACATCTAAATACCTACTTTTGTAGCTTTCGCTATTCTTAATTGTTTCGTAATCAGTATTGAAGCGTGTCAAAAAATATgcgtaatattaaaaaatcctatGGTTGATGAATATcaatatgtatttttcaaattaaaacaagaGTTTCAAACGGTGTTCCTTTGTGATTTGAAAACGTACTAATTTCGGGcagctaaatatttaaacttaaatacaTTTCAGtgagacaccttgtatctaGCTGTAAAACTGTTTCTGTAGATAAGTAATGTATATAATTCATGATAACTTACAATTTTACTCTTTCTGGGATAATTTTCGCTTTCTAACACTTCTGTAAAATGCATTTAGCTCATTTTTATAAAGCTTATTTAAAACGTCCATATTTCACcacaaaattcattaaatctAGCATTAAATGGTATGACTAACCACTGCTTGTGGTTTTGGGTTCAGATAAGATGATTTCATGAATGGGTAAGTTCAATAGCTAATGCACTatgaaaatattcttcaatTGAGTTTCTGCTAAtagtattatttaattatttttgctttacttaatttttttttattctataaaTCTTATGAACGGTCTTATAAACGCAGGATGAAGTTTCTTATGACTACATAGGATACCCTTTTTAGTGCATGCACTATTGCTATCATCGAAATggtggaaatggaaaaaagttgccattttttgaagaatttcagTATACCATAAACAGTATTACCAAATTGTATTCgagattttatgaaaaatgtaaacttaatcaaaattttcaatcaaaatcgagttgattttttttcaatttgcttGATTGTGaaatatgtttcatttttagaatttcgaaaaccaaaaaagatTTGGCAACATCATCTATGACATTAAAAAgtctcaaaaaaatgtaactttttcctcatttaatttaatttattaacaataaaaatacttttacaaTCACTCTGCCCAAAAATGGGTTagttttttatccatttattccatacattgactcacatttcaaaactaaatctCCTTTTCGCTTAATTTCGTGatcaattaattatattaatattaataatagacagggtgagtttttttcaatgattaGTGAAGAGATCTCAGAAACTAGCGGAGTTACGAAATCGGTTAAATAGGGAAAGAATTGGAGTTTTAAGAGACCCATTTAAAGccacttttttgaaaaagtcatATACAGGGTTCCGCATCGGAAAATGCCATTAGACATTTTGGGAAACATATGCATAGCAAAGTTAcgaaaatttattggtttgGTAAGAGTCTTGAGACGACCTCACCTAATATATTTTCAAGACTTCACACTTCCCtttataccggaagtcgatGCTTGCTTATTTGAAATGGCACACCTTACacattattgcatttttgggttctacgttcaattttaatataactttattaatacGTTGGCTAtcttagaattaatagttttcaagatatacaGTTGGATGTTGAAAGCAATAGATGCAGATATCTGCAGAATtgtaaattgttaacaaacggacagatattttgtaactttttttgtcataATACTGTAGAAAGTCCGTATTTTAGTATGCTGTCAAACTTTGTCTGGATTTTTTCTAAGGTATCCATAAAAATAGAACCAacctaaatttcaaaaaataatcaaaacttaaaaattttaaatagaacctcactattatttttatgcattATGAAACTACATCGAAAAAGAAGCTATGTTTACGTTTAATTACCTATAGTAAAGTTGCGTAGTTTTAGAGTAATTTCGTTCTATAATTTGATGTAGGGATAATAAATTCCCAATTCTAAGCTATAATGCAAATATGAGAAACGTATCTATGGAAAACAGAAATACCAGCAAACTTTCATTGCTATGTGATATAAGTCATACACACTTAAATACACAAATTAGTTatataaaactaatttaattacagTATTATAGCTTAGAATTAGGGATGTATTATCCCTACATTAACttacaaaacgaaattactcaaaaactatAGAGGGTGTTCCATAAACATACCGTCAAACTTTGAGGGGATGTAGCGcttataaaaacaaacatttaggTCAAACAATTTAGATTCGAAATTgtttcgtttccaagatacagagtgttaaatttcttattttttaaatatttcaaaaacggtttggGATACGGACATTAAATTAGGAGTACGCTATGGAAGGACAAATGTGCGTGTTTTGGAGTAGGCAAAATATTTCCATCTGCACCAGTGGCATCCGTAAGGCCATTCAAtgggatatttttaataaaactgatttttttttaaataagaatatatttttttaatattctgtcaattcttaataaaaaagaccACTTAGTGCTTTGTTGCTCAGGTAGCCGTTTtcaaggtaaaaaataatttctcattcctGTCCTACCAAAACCTAGTATAGGTTTTTaagtgcgattttttaaaaatttaaaagaaattaatttcactttttttagtAAAGATAAAAGATATGAAGATAAGCATTTTTTgtctaataaaatatgtctacaaatctattatatttttaaaaaatagtaaatttaacaCTGTATCATGGAAactctgtatcttggaaacgaagcgattttGGACCTAACATTATTTGAcctaaatgtttgtttttatgagctctacatCCCCTCAAattttgtcggtatatttatggaacaccctgtatatacatatattcattCTCTGCTCATTTGTAATATTCAGTTACAGTTACTGGAATTAGGGTAAATTaccttaaatttccattttgtaattatatTCCTTACTTCAGTTTTATTACGTATCTCGTTATCACTCCATttacttctgcgtaaacgcaaaaaatgtcaaacttatatttatatacatacatataactTTTCAAAGTAAAAAGTGGCAAGACATATTTGAATGTTACGCCAACGAGGTGACATCATTGCGAACGTTTTCATCCTTTGCGGAATGCCTTGACATGGCTCATTATTATGAGTCATGTTAAGCAATTTAGTACGAGTagatttaaattgtgtttAATATGGAATAATGCGACTGACAATCATATAATATCGTGTATGCATTGCATGATGTCAATAAATCGCGGAATTCGGCGATATCATGTATTCCTA
It includes:
- the LOC136413852 gene encoding ADP-ribosylation factor-like protein 6-interacting protein 6 codes for the protein MTGSTISAKYTKNGLRFSPKRRDSNSDENVPHERNLALLGLVVSVLVIAVKVFYEHYETLHNLVYERKLISYEVVTETGQIMFTNTWETAVKHNNIWLPLVCGFLATYFTWMCVYLDSKEPGVNPPSPLSPQKYRSQSGHTFHLNYVFAVLVGFLVTIYMYLKNISV